In the genome of Drosophila subpulchrella strain 33 F10 #4 breed RU33 chromosome 2L, RU_Dsub_v1.1 Primary Assembly, whole genome shotgun sequence, one region contains:
- the LOC119548751 gene encoding protein transport protein SFT2, protein MSSLKSDLDEYLLLQSDQKKTFNVKLPQLKVPFFRSEPEANSFLKDTDSCFPKLSRLQRIVGFVACLGMGALCMTLSTFYIPVLILKARKFALLYTLGSLFFILSFCFLSGFGSFLKQMFSKPRLLTSISYSSCLLLTLYCALVAKSTAFTVLFAVAQIIALLFMILGMVPGGATGLKFFGQLFKSSVSASASVLPV, encoded by the exons ATGAGTAGTTTAAAGTCGGACTTGGACGAGTACCTGCTCCTGCAGAGTGATCAGAAGAAAACCTTCAACGTTAAGCTGCCACAACTCAAGGTTCCCTTTTTCCGTTCGGAGCCAGAGGCAAATAGTTTCCTGAAGGACACCGACTCGTGCTTTCCAAAATTG TCACGGCTGCAGCGAATCGTGGGTTTTGTGGCCTGTTTAGGAATGGGCGCACTCTGCATGACGCTTTCCACATTCTACATTCCCGTCTTAATATTGAAAGCCAGAAAGTTTGCCCTGCTCTACACCCTTGGCAGCCTCTTCTTCATCTTGAGCTTCTGTTTCCTCTCCGGATTTGGCTCATTTCTGAAGCAGATGTTCTCCAAGCCCCGCTTGCTCACCTCAATTTCCTACAGTTCCTGTCTGCTTTTGACTTTGTACTGTGCATTGGTGGCCAAGAGCACCGCATTCACTGTCCTGTTCGCAGTGGCACAAATTATCGCCTTGCTCTTTATGATTCTGGGCATGGTCCCCGGGGGAGCTACGGGTCTCAAATTCTTCGGACAACTCTTTAAGAGCAGCGTTTCTGCCTCAGCGAGCGTACTGCCTGTGTAA
- the LOC119548748 gene encoding U5 small nuclear ribonucleoprotein 40 kDa protein — translation MGTKRPNNSVVLAQESKRSKSDLVAYTNRDKALLESGVRRTSNLQAPIMQLEGHEGEIFTAEFHPEGELLLSSGFDRQIYIWQVYDDCENVMAMSGHTGAVMEAHFTQDGSHIFTCSTDKSLCLWDIVTGQRQRRFKGHGNFVNSVQGSRRGQQLLCSGSDDRTIKIWDARKKHAAHTLESPFQVTAVCFGDTGEQVISGGIDNEVKIWDIRKQAVLHHLRGHSDTITGMSLSPEGDFVLTNAMDNTLRVWDVRPYAPGERCVKVFQGHQHNFEKNLLRCAWSPGSDKISSGSADRHVYIWDVNTRRILYKLPGHNGSVNDVDFSPKEPLILSGSSDKTLYLGEIEE, via the exons ATGGGCACAAAAAGACCCAACAACAGCGTGGTTTTGGCCCAGGAGTCAAAGCGGAGCAAGAGCGATTTGGTGGCCTACACAAATCGGGATAAAGCGCTCCTTGAATCG GGCGTGAGGCGTACCTCAAACCTCCAGGCACCCATAATGCAGCTGGAAGGGCATGAAGGCGAGATTTTCACAGCGGAATTCCATCCAGAGGGAGAGCTGCTGCTTTCCTCCGGGTTCGATAGGCAAATAT ACATCTGGCAGGTGTACGATGACTGCGAGAATGTTATGGCCATGTCGGGACACACTGGCGCTGTGATGGAAGCTCACTTCACGCAGGATGGCTCGCACATCTTTACCTGCTCAACGGACAAAAGCCTATGTCTGTGGGATATAGTCACGGGGCAGCGGCAACGGCGGTTCAAGGGTCACGGAAACTTTGTGAACAGCGTGCAGGGCTCGCGAAGGGGCCAGCAGCTTCTCTGCTCGGGAAGCGATGACCGTACCATAAAGATCTGGGACGCCAGAAAGAAACACGCCGCACACACTTTAGAGTCTCCCTTCCAAGTCACCGCAGTTTGTTTTGGTGACACTGGAGAACAAGTGATCAGCGGTGGGATCGACAACGAAGTGAAGATCTGGGATATACGAAAGCAGGCGGTCTTGCATCACCTGCGAGGACACTCCGATACGATTACCGGAATGTCTCTGTCGCCCGAGGGTGACTTTGTCCTGACAAATGCCATGGACAACACCTTGAGGGTGTGGGACGTGAGACCCTATGCGCCAGGCGAAAGATGTGTGAAGGTCTTCCAGGGCCATCAGCACAACTTCGAGAAGAATCTGCTGCGCTGCGCCTGGTCCCCCGGTAGCGATAAAATATCCTCGGGTTCCGCCGAccgacatgtttatatttggGATGTTAACACGAGGAGAATCCTGTACAAACTGCCCGGACATAATGGCAGTGTCAATGACGTGGACTTTAGCCCAAAGGAGCCGCTCATTCTCTCAGGCTCCAGCGATAAGACCTTGTATCTGGGAGAGATAGAAGAATGA
- the LOC119548752 gene encoding NADH dehydrogenase [ubiquinone] iron-sulfur protein 5 produces the protein MSLTPFLRLPLTDLTGCLINHQTYDKCGKFEMKMMECFEAYGLERGKRECADLISDFQECVGMQKQLMRFHAMRNERYKQWLKGERKGQEFFADPPRVDAY, from the exons ATGTCGCTGACTCCCTTTCTACGCCTGCCACTAACGGATCTGACTGGTTGCCTGATTAACCACCAGACCTACGACAAATGCGGCAAGTTCGAGATGAAGATGATGGAGTGCTTCGAGGCGTACGGCCTGGAGCGTGGAAAGCGGGAGTGCGCTGACCTGATCTCCGACTTCCAGGAGTGCGTGGGCATGCAGAAGCAGCTAATGCGTTTCCAT GCCATGAGAAACGAGCGCTACAAGCAGTGGCTGAAGGGAGAGCGCAAGGGCCAGGAATTCTTTGCGGATCCTCCGCGCGTTGATGCCTATTAA
- the LOC119548747 gene encoding putative tRNA pseudouridine synthase Pus10: MKNQDLVEFLRSSGVCEVCQLRYLKARGTEYRDIKETLQKLDVKLNGNVENKEGNEDQPAKKARLGVCTTCLGLFSKDFQMELLEGILASDFAKYDCQKIVLAICLPMSLQLRQLAMWFALQRKFGASVDSSNPPDVPIKEAVKLILHPIICEKLAKEYDANGLMINIDLTHKLEHEEVEKLVKLNKEAFPAKAAYQKRIEISRGLLEKQYQPSKVRAETFEKYFQIPGSTVEEPLKLTSIDLQGPLVCVAGRYRKLSRELSHTPWILNGQRLMEDSIEEIIIRHVGPHFTEKLDKITFMSSGREDVDVRCLGKGRPFVLEIPNAIRSCLSKDQAFKMEQAVDESGKVSILHLQVVARDELTHIKTGEEQKKKFYRALCALKEPVSVEILDKLQISVSFDIQQKTPIRVLHRRPLHTRPRTIYSVKAKVQRGNPKALVIDIVTQAGTYIKELVHGEFGRTAPSLSSIIGKPIDIQALDVVGIDLDWPPEVDNAIHTE; encoded by the exons ATGAAAAACCAGGATTTGGTGGAATTCTTGAGGTCCAGCGGGGTGTGCGAAGTCTGCCAACTGCGTTACCTCAAGGCCAGGGGCACGGAGTATAGGGACATCAAGGAAACACTGCAAAAG CTTGATGTAAAACTGAATGGAAATGTGGAAAACAAAGAAGGAAACGAAGATCAACCCGCTAAGAAGGCCCGCCTAGGCGTTTGTACCACATGTTTGGGTCTATTCTCGAAGGACTTTCAGATGGAGCTTCTCGAAGGCATCTTGGCCTCGGACTTCGCCAAATACGACTGCCAGAAaattgttttggccatatgTCTGCCCATGTCGCTGCAGTTGAGGCAGCTGGCCATGTGGTTTGCCCTGCAGAGGAAATTTGGAGCATCCGTAGACAGTAGCAATCCTCCAGATGTGCCCATAAAAGAGGCTGTTAAGCTGATTCTGCACCCCATAATATGCGAAAAGTTGGCAAAAGAGTACGACGCCAATGGGCTGATGATCAATATAGATCTCACGCACAAGCTGGAGCACGAGGAGGTGGAAAAACTGGTGAAATTAAATAAGGAGGCCTTTCCCGCCAAGGCTGCGTATCAGAAACGAATTGAAATTTCGAGAGGTTTACTGGAGAAACAGTACCAACCGTCTAAAGTGAGAGCGGAAACCTTTGAGAAGTATTTCCAGATACCTGGCTCGACCGTAGAGGAACCCCTGAAGCTTACTTCCATAGATCTGCAGGGACCCCTGGTCTGTGTGGCTGGCAGATATCGGAAGTTGAGCCGCGAACTCTCGCACACTCCCTGGATACTGAATGGGCAAAGACTGATGGAGGACAGTATTGAGGAAATCATCATCAGGCATGTCGGTCCCCATTTTACAGAGAAGCTGGATAAAATCACCTTTATGTCGAGTGGTAGAGAAGACGTGGATGTTCGTTGTTTAGGGAAGGGCAGACCTTTTGTCTTGGAAATACCGAATGCCATACGGAGTTGCTTGAGCAAAGATCAGGCCTTCAAGATGGAACAGGCTGTTGACGAATCTGGAAAAGTGTCCATACTTCACTTACAAGTCGTGGCCAGAGACGAACTAACACACATCAAGACTGGGGAGGAACAGAAAAAGAAATTCTATCGCGCTCTTTGCGCTCTGAAAGAACCTGTTTCAGTGGAGATCCTGGACAAATTGCAAATTTCAGTGAGCTTTGACATACAGCAAAAGACTCCAATCCGAGTCCTTCATCGTCGTCCCTTGCACACGCGACCCAGAACGATTTATAGTGTTAAAGCTAAGGTACAGCGGGGGAATCCCAAAGCATTGGTCATCGATATAGTCACTCAAGCGGGCACTTATATAAAGGAGCTAGTTCACGGCGAATTTGGCAGGACCGCTCCGTCATTGTCCTCGATCATAGGCAAGCCCATCGATATTCAAGCTCTGGATGTTGTAGGAATCGACTTGGATTGGCCACCCGAGGTGGATAATGCGATACATACGGAGTAG